The following proteins are encoded in a genomic region of Alnus glutinosa chromosome 8, dhAlnGlut1.1, whole genome shotgun sequence:
- the LOC133874773 gene encoding uncharacterized protein LOC133874773: MSCFPAKVMAALVVAVFLLVGGIHIPPTSASLFYGGRKSLSLDGSVKTTPRLEGSSEDLNNLASKKIVSVRILRGRGLKPPPPPTRNIPTKWKSPPPPFKGKSPPPPPILG, translated from the exons ATGAGTTGTTTTCCGGCAAAGGTGATGGCAGCACTAGTAGTAGCTGTATTCCTTCTTGTGGGTGGAATACATATTCCACCAACTTCTGCATCACTTTTTTACG GTGGTCGGAAGAGTTTATCACTTGATGGCTCCGTGAAGACAACACCAAGATTAGAAGGCAGTTCTGAAGATCTGAACAATCTTGCTAGTAAGAAAATAGTTTCCGTCCGGATCCTACGTGGAAGAGGTCTGAAGCCGCCACCTCCACCCACCCGAAACATACCAACAAAATGGAAAAGCCCACCTCCACCCTTCAAGGGCAAGTCTCCACCTCCGCCTCCTATTTTAGGctag